The nucleotide window GCTTCCCGTGCGACGCATCGTGCAGTGCTGGCATGAACTCGTCAAGAGAGCCACTCGGGCCACGGCCCGCCCTGCGATCCGTAGCCACCGATCACAGCAGGTGGCAAAGGTGTCAGGTCTCTGCCGGGACTTGTGCCCCGCGGACGAATCGAAGAAGCTACCGAACAGCAGCTCCACCCACAACGAGCAGGGCGGTTCCCAGGGGAAAATATGGCGAGACCGAACGGCTCTGGCAGCGTGTGGGGAGAGTCAGCTGCTGATGCCGATCTCGATTTTCCCCACTGCTGGTCTTCGTCCCAATTGGTTCGCGGAGTGAACCAACTATCCTGCTCGACTTCAGAGTCCTCTGGTTTTGATCACCTGGAAGAGTGCAGAAGCGCCGTCGCCCGGCAGCGGGAGGTAGCCGAGTTCGTCAATCACGAGGAGGCGGGGCCGACGCCTGCCGCAGCCTGTCGGCGACGGCGGCGGCGTAGTAGGACAGGACGATCACGCACCGGTTCGCGACGTCTGATTCAGGTCGGCCGCGAAGCTTCTCGGCTTCCGCCCGGGCCTCGGCCGGTGGAGGTCGGCCGGCCTTCCGAGCTTCCACCGCCCAGCCGCACCGCCCAGACCCGCGCCCCGCAGGCGTACGTGCGCCGACGCAACCGGCGGCCTGCCCGCCGGCCGCGCGCCGGGTATGGACCGCGGCCACCGGGACCAGGGGCGTGCCGGAGTTCATGCCCGGGTTGGCCAAGCACATCGAATCCATCCTCGCCGAGCTGGACACCCGCTGGGCGGGCGGCGACCACCGGCGGGTGCAGGCAGTACGGAGATTCCTGGTAGGAAACGGCTGACCCCAGGCGCTCGCCGAAGGTCGCCTGGCCGAAGCCGGGAGGCGAGAGCCATGGTGTGCGGGGCCGACGGAACCGGGTAACGTCTTGTTCATGGTCTTCCAGACGCCGATTTACGAGTGAGAGCGTGATGGGCCACTGCTGACGTCCTTCGACGTCGCCGCGACCGTCCCCCACAATGAATCCGTAGATCACTTCACATCATTCCCGGAGAACCCGTGAGCAAGAACATCAACAACCCCGTAGGCATGGGCGGCGGCCAGCGCAAGAAGCTGTCCCGCGCCGAGCGGCAGAACAATGGGCCGCACCGCAACCTCGACCGCCAGGGTGCCGCCGACCAGAAGGCGGAGCTGGTTCGCAAAATGCGCGAGAAGGCAGGCGCATCTGAGGACGCCGGG belongs to Streptomyces finlayi and includes:
- a CDS encoding DUF6243 family protein, with translation MSKNINNPVGMGGGQRKKLSRAERQNNGPHRNLDRQGAADQKAELVRKMREKAGASEDAGQTGDDTAQS